The following coding sequences are from one Acomys russatus chromosome 16, mAcoRus1.1, whole genome shotgun sequence window:
- the Ubald2 gene encoding UBA-like domain-containing protein 2, with translation MSVNTDELRHQVMINQFVLAAGCAADQAQQLLQAAHWQFETALSTFFQESNIPNSHHHPQMMCTPSNTPATPPNFPDALAMFSKLRASEGLQSSSPMTAVACSPPANFSPFWAASPPNHPTPWIPPSSPNSFRHLHCPQPTWPPGASQGGAQQKAMAAMDGQR, from the exons ATGTCGGTGAACACGGACGAGCTGCGGCACCAGGTCATGATCAACCAGTTCGTGCTGGCCGCGGGCTGCGCGGCCGACCAGGCGCAGCAGTTGCTGCAGGCGGCGCACTGGCAGTTCGAG ACCGCCCTAAGCACGTTCTTCCAAGAAAGCAACATTCCtaacagccaccaccacccgcaGATG ATGTGTACTCCTAGCAACACCCCTGCCACACCGCCCAACTTCCCTGATGCGCTGGCCATGTTCTCCAAGCTTCGAGCCTCTGAGGGCCTGCAGAGCAGCAGCCCCATGACAGCCGTGGCCTGCTCCCCCCCTGCAAACTTCAGCCCCTTCTGGGCCGCATCCCCACCCAACCACCCAACGCCCTGGATCCCGCCCTCTTCCCCGAACTCCTTCCGCCATCTCCACTGCCCACAGCCCACGTGGCCCCCTGGAGCATCTCAGGGGGGCGCCCAGCAGAAAGCCATGGCAGCAATGGACGGCCAGAGATGA